The region CATGGTGTCTCTTGGATGCACAATGGAAATCTCAAAAATCAAAAGTTATCTCATCAAACCCAAAGGGGTGGCAATTGCAGTTGGGGCTCAATATGGTATAATGCCCCTCACAGCCTTCTGCTTTGCAAAGCTGTTTCAGTTGGGTCCTATGGAGAGCATATCAGTGTTAATTTGTGGGTGCTGTCCGGGTGGAAGCCTCTCCAACATCTTTGCTCTGGCTCTCCAGGGAGACATAAACCTCAGGTAATTCTTTAGCCAGTTAATACTGACCAATAGTAGACTAATAAAGAACAATGCAAGAACATTTCACGATCTATGGATTTCCTTTTTAATAGCCGGGgaaatggacccttttcacaataCTGTGATGACGCATTTCAGCGTCATCAGCATTGCAAATCCTCCAAAGGATTTTGTATGTTCATAAAGAAAAGTAAATTTATTACACTATAAGCCTACTTTGTATTATATTACCTCTGCATCAAATTAAGTTAACACTGATGCAAGGGTATTTCTAATACAGCATCTATGGGACTGACTATAAATTTGACATTGTTCTCTCTACTGACTGCTGtaatcagtctctctctcttttctctatttttgaaagtcatgaaaacactatcatggagttgttgttgttttttttgagcaaatgagaatataaaaaaatgtatatattagtgGTTGTCTCCCAAGCACTGCTATAGAAGTTTCCCCTACTATGAGGGCTTCTGCTGCTGAGAACCCTGAAATGTGAAAAAGGTCCATTACAAATCACTAAAGATCAGCAAAGTTGAGTTTGATTTGTTAAAACTATAGTcaacagtatatttttttttttgtggaaaactcGAAAAACTAAATAATTGCAGTTGATCTCATTATTTCCTCTAGTTAAAACGTATTAAATTGCTTTTTGAGAAAAAATTTGAACAATAGCCCTCAATCTATGCTATATGCATAATCTATGAGTAATATATGTAATGATGTGATATGGTAATAATGGtaactttaataagaaaaaatcttaaattattaaattaaagttaatccTAGATCGGTTATGGCAGAATATCTTTGTTCAACCGTGAACAATGAATCAATTCAGTAATTTGAGTACTTGTGTgcattatgaagtaataattgaCTCCACTTTACATTGTGGCCACATCACCACCTCGAGTGTGTGTTATTTTTCTAATATTCAACGGCACAGAGTAAATTATTCCGCTTATACTACAGTTTCAGCCCAGTCCTCAAGACATAGATCAGAAGATATATTTAAAGAGATTCGTCtgttttttgtacttaaatcgctattgtgagtaggattatttcttccgcatctcatccaatgccttTTTTTGTTAgttccaaaacataattttaaagctggtaacggaggcttgagccgttgatagcattctaatgcagttattaatgaagttattagaaagagagcgagagagacacacaaagagagagtaagcttgtgtgaattaggctaactTACCTCTTTGTATCTCTAAAcagctagtgagaaatgtcatgtgtggCCTTTAAGTTGATACACTATAtaggctaactgataaaatcGTCAGGGCAGCACTGACAACAACACCTTTTGTGCAAAATGCGTGAACGTTCTTACAACTTTACTGTGCGAAGAGGTATGAAACTGTAATGCAGTCAGGAGAGCTGTCTTGAACTACGTTCGTCatgcgtttcccagaaaataattgcacacctcagaacgttcGTCAGTCATTAACAACTTTAACTGGTCAAGAGTGGCAAATGACCATGGTATAAGCATTGATATGTATACGTAGATTCCTCATAAGCAACTGTTTCCATGGGCCGCTATACGCAAGGTGTCCTCCATATTGGAAGGGTCAACTTGACATCATTCACCATAATTATCAATGAATATTCAAAGATGCCACAATCCTTACATGTATGGTTCCACCCCACTCTTGCATTTTCTCCTGTAAAATCTTATCCCGTTTCTTCGGGAATTTAAATCCTGGTGGTTTTTACATCTATCGGTTGTACAAGATTGTGGCATCTtcgaaaatgtattgtttattatgGTGAATGACATCAATATGACCGTTGCAAGATGGTGGACATGTCTATGTGCCTGGAGCTGTTGAATGAGGCATCTACCTATACATATTTATGGGTAAAGTGGGATGATTCATGGCTAGCTTTACATTTTAATGCACAATGTTTAGACCAAGACCCACCTGATGTGATACAtgagttaaatatatattcaagtttGTCTAGTGCTTTATCTGCATTTCTCTAACACAGGGCACTAATGAAAATATCtaattatttttatctattttttcccCTTAGTATTGTGATGACTGCTTGTTCCACGGCACTGGGATTGTGTATGATGCCACTCCTGCTCTTCCTCTACAGCCAGGGTTTCTCAAACCTGGCACAGTTTGTTCCTTTCACTTACATCATTTTTTCCCTGATTATGATCCTGGTGCCCTGCGGTATTGGGATCTTGATCAACTACCGAGTGCCCCAGTATTCTAAGATCATCACCAAGGTGTGTGTAAATTCATGCATGGAATATATGTTACTGCTTTTATTCAACAGTTCAATAATGACTTTAGCAGAGTAAAGGCGACGACACATTTACGATTACTCTGCAAAGTCATTTCTATGTGATGATTTTGTGTGAGGGCAAACAAGTTCCCCGTGCAAATTCCACTCTTGTTCTAGTTAACAGTAAGCTGCTTGGTTTGACACAAATGAGTTTTGTGTGAGTTGTGTGCTCTCGTTGTGCGGCATACACCGAAACTCCATGGACAATAAACCCGCAATATTTTGCCTGTGAAAACTTGTTCAGACTTGACCATGTACCCAATCATAGTGTAGCGATGTATGAATCACAGCTTACACAGAAGTCACtaacaagcagctttctgttagtTAACAGAGCAAATCTGCGTGACCAAATCGAACCTGTTGTGAAATCTGCTGAACAGTGGTAAACGTGACCTCTGACTTAGATGTAAATAGACATAATTTCAGGTTCTGTTTGATTCAATTTTCTAAGCAAAGCCAAAACAAAACCATGACTCAGACCAGGGGTGCGCTTCCCAAAAACATTGGTAATGACAGATTGCAATAATAGTtgcttttaggaaatgctctcCAGCATAGTggtgtttagtttttgaatgaatcagtgtctTTGAAAAATCACTTGAGTAAATCATTCAGTTATAGACAATGTAAGCAGTGTAAAGTACAGAACGACTGTAAGTGTGAATGTCTTGAGTAAAAAATTAATCTGTTAATTCTGCCATGTTGTGAATCTAATATTATATCAACACTCTGGAAAGCTGCTCAGCCACGCAAAGCAAACTGTTTAATGTAAAGTATAAATGCTCTGGCTACATGCCAACAATTGTAAgcatgttctgcatttatttttccGCTGTTTTGTAGGTTGGGTTATCGCTCCTGCTGGTCTCATGTGTTGTCATTGGGGTTCTTGCTGGTTTGTCTGATGGAGGAAAGATTTTCACAGTGCTGTCTCCTCAACTTATAGCCACAGCCGCATTGATGCCATTGACTGGATTCATATGTGGATATATCCTGTCCACTCTGTTCAGGATGAATGCACCGTATGTATGTCCGCTGTAGTGTAGTGTATCTGTCTGAGATGCAAATCCATTCAGAAGATAATCAACCAAATTGATTTCTTGTTCAGTCACTGTGCAGTTTTGGTTATCATGTTCACTTGTGTCCTTTGGTCCTCAGTTGCAGACGGACTGTTTCTATGGAGGTGGGTTGCCAGAACATCCAGCTGTGTACCACAATCCTAAAGGTGGCCTTTTCTGCTGATCTCATTGGTCAGCTGTATTTCTTCCCGGTCATCTACATTGTGTTCCAGATAGTCGAGGCCCTTATCTTCATAGTCCTGTTCAGATGCTATAAGAGACTGAGACCATCCCAACAAGGTACATGAACTCTATAAACTGTTATGAAATGCTAAAAATGGACTTGcactcaagccatccaagatgtagagtttTACTATCTTTATcaaaacaaatttggagaaatttggcaGTACATAATGTGCTCacctcctctgcagtgaatgagttgCTGTccgaatgagagttcaaacagccaataaaaacattcacaaatattccacaagtaatccacatccaTCGATTAATGcctcaaatatgtatttttttagaactctTTTGGGCTGCTTTCACTTGTAAGTGATGGTAGATCTGTACATATGTTTTTGGAGAAAGGAATATAGATATAGAACTTTTATTGGAAGCgacaatttgaatttaaatttaatttgtttattacaaacacacttttttactccataagatgttaattgatagCCGAGTGATGGATTATTGCgatgtttttttatcagctgtttaaactccCATTCTGACGGTGAACAAGCAATGGAATGCAaaatttttccaaatttgttCTTGAGAGGCCTAATAATTAATCAATttcagcaaatttccattttGTAAAATTCTACCTAAAAACCtaaataagtatttatatttttaagcgattcatatatgtatatatatatatatatataattttttttctcaatttacaTAGAAATTAAAGAGTACAGAGCAGTGGAAAGAGCAGCTGAAGAAACTAATGGTCCCTCTAACAGTGATATCTGAGGACCCCATAGTGCTTAGAAAGCTCAAAATGGACTCAAGGAGTATGGGACCAAAGTACCATGGATCCTGTGACCATAGGGAATGATTAATAACACAGGAACaactatatattttgttgttCCTCCTTGACAAAAAATAACATATGCATAATGCTGAATAGTCAGTACAGAGTATAAAAACCTTTAACTGTACTGTACAAATGTATTGTTTGAATAAAGGAAttaacttagttttttttttttttacattttttaaaatgtattctgttaaataagttttttttatggCTTAGAAACACATTGATTAGTTTTATATAATCAagaaaattagattaaaaaatatgGCACCTGGGGTTGGTTGCATAAAAGACTGATCTTAAAAAGTTAGTAATCTGATAACACTGGTCAtgactttttaaagtaatttacaaAAAGGTAGATCGGCCcagtttaaataagaaaaataaaatataataatttccatagtagaaaaaaaaagtcaataggaaccaccaactgtttgatttccagcaatcttcaaaatatcttcttttatgttcaacataagaaagcaactcatacaggtttggaacaacatgagagtgagtgaatgatgacagaattttaatgtttgcgtgaactattcctttaagagacaCAGTCATAACATTAGTGGCTATTTTAACTTTATGCAACCGACTCCAGTTTTAAGGCTACTGAAAAGGCAGTCACTTTTATGCTGTTGTGCAACCACATACAATTAGACACTGCATAAAGAAACCATTACGGTCTTATTTGAACACTGAGTAATgcattgtaatgcatttttgttttaggCTAGTTTTGCAATATTGTCATTACGGTTTCAGATTATAcgatttttattttggaaaatggCCGACCTCATTTCTAACagctgttcatttatttattcatttttaacagtgtaatggTACAGAAAGGTAGCATTTGCATCAAAACGTATCCAGTCAAAACCTGACATGTCTGATTTTTACATACTCAAAATACCGGAATACTAAAAAGGATGATCAGAAATGCGCAATATTAAAATCTTAtcctgtttttgttaaataaaagaaaatatccattgcaaaaaaaaagcaTAGTTTACTCATACAAATGCAACATTGAAACATGTCTCCAGAACGAGAAATTAAACGCATACATATGAATAGGTTTGTATATTATGTAGGGTTCACAAATGTGACAAAGATCTAATTTGTTTTCATGCAGTGTGGAGGGAACTCTGATATTTATTGGATTATAATTCAAGCATCCACATTACAAACAATTCACACATACATTCatgaagtaacaaaaaaaaaaaaatgttttgtaaaatgactACAAAGTATtagaaacttaattttactttatttgttggATATGAAATGGCTGTTCTGGCCTCACtttgtttgtgcacatttgtggcAGTTCTTGCATTTGAAATTCATGTTATCATCAGCCTTTCATGAAGCAATAAACACTCATTTGTTGTCTGCCATTATTCATTCTATGTATTATTCAATAAGCCCTAGTAAAATCTTTTTAACACAAAACAAAGAGTCAAACTTTCTGAAAACAAATCACATTTACTGGCTTgtccatgaatatatttaaacaattaaagacTGCCTCAACATCAAACTTCACTCTTTACGTGTTGATAAAAATAACCACAAAATACCCATTTGAGATATGAACTTCAACAAAACACCCAAAATAGTAGTATATTCCTGATTTAGATCACTCTCCTGTCAAATACCTTCAAACTAGCAACAGAGAGGCTGTGCTGTGAAACTCATGGCATGGAGAGAGGCTGTTCCTCCACTTTCGGAACCGAAACTGGTCAAAGATGGGACAATATTGCTAACTTCAGCCTCTTGCAGTGCTTGACTACAGACGCATCCCTCAGCAAACAGAGCATCGTCGGCTAATGACGACTGTCAGCAGACGGGGAACGGGACGGTGGGGGGCGCTGCGCTGGAGCCGGTGGTGACGCTGATTCAGCACGAGGTGCTTCTTTGGGCTTCACAGGAGAAGCACTGGTCGAACGGGACCGACTTCTGGAGCGGTTATGTGATTTGGGGCTGTGGGAACGGGAACGGGAACGAGAACGG is a window of Carassius auratus strain Wakin chromosome 45, ASM336829v1, whole genome shotgun sequence DNA encoding:
- the LOC113063075 gene encoding sodium/bile acid cotransporter, which gives rise to MVVTANSTIESNFSSFERNINNTTSNDSAFSVNADLVIRFVLIVILFITMVSLGCTMEISKIKSYLIKPKGVAIAVGAQYGIMPLTAFCFAKLFQLGPMESISVLICGCCPGGSLSNIFALALQGDINLSIVMTACSTALGLCMMPLLLFLYSQGFSNLAQFVPFTYIIFSLIMILVPCGIGILINYRVPQYSKIITKVGLSLLLVSCVVIGVLAGLSDGGKIFTVLSPQLIATAALMPLTGFICGYILSTLFRMNAPCRRTVSMEVGCQNIQLCTTILKVAFSADLIGQLYFFPVIYIVFQIVEALIFIVLFRCYKRLRPSQQEIKEYRAVERAAEETNGPSNSDI